A stretch of Chitinophaga caeni DNA encodes these proteins:
- the miaE gene encoding tRNA-(ms[2]io[6]A)-hydroxylase, protein MSSKVSILGLKLPTDPRWVNLAAITLDEILTDHAFCEQKAATACISLIQRYPGKTRLVEELAPIVTEEWGHFRQVLAEMKKRGYPLGRQRKDLYVNELLKHAKKGGHPDDQLLDQLLICALIEARSCERFRLLSEGLEDDYMKNFYYKFMVSEAGHYRLFIDLANEYFDEERVRNRWQEWLKIEADILANMDVRGDRMH, encoded by the coding sequence ATGAGTAGTAAAGTGTCAATTCTCGGGTTAAAATTACCTACAGATCCGCGCTGGGTGAACCTGGCGGCGATTACCCTGGACGAAATCCTGACCGATCACGCTTTTTGCGAGCAGAAAGCCGCCACGGCCTGTATTTCGTTGATACAAAGGTATCCCGGGAAAACACGTTTAGTAGAAGAACTTGCGCCCATCGTAACCGAAGAATGGGGGCATTTCCGGCAAGTATTAGCCGAGATGAAGAAAAGGGGCTATCCATTGGGCCGACAAAGGAAGGATTTGTATGTAAACGAGTTATTGAAGCATGCCAAAAAGGGAGGCCATCCCGATGATCAATTATTAGATCAATTACTGATCTGCGCCCTGATCGAAGCGCGGAGTTGTGAACGTTTCCGCTTATTAAGCGAGGGATTGGAGGATGATTATATGAAGAATTTTTATTACAAATTCATGGTATCGGAAGCAGGCCATTACCGTTTATTTATAGATCTTGCCAATGAATATTTCGATGAAGAAAGGGTAAGAAACCGCTGGCAAGAATGGCTGAAGATCGAGGCCGATATTTTGGCTAATATGGATGTGAGGGGCGACAGGATGCATTAA
- a CDS encoding penicillin acylase family protein — protein sequence MRIIPAILSAAATLAIVYALNTRWGSIPAMGAFFSPQHGFWKSAEDVDLDLNGDVSLPHLDDVVNVWYDERRVPHISAKNERDAFYVQGYLHAKDRLWQMELQAFASAGRLSEILGKSMLDYDRFKRREGMIYAAENALKASEADPTCKRIMDAYTEGVNDYIATLKSVDLPLEYKLLGYKPEAWNNLKTCLLLKYMSLDLAGSAYDIENTNALKLFGWDDFHKMYPSFTDSLDPIIPVGTQFPVPTAKAVAPPDSVILKDALLMAFKEEHPDPDNGSNNWAVSGSKTKSGVPILCNDPHLGLNLPALWYEVQISAGDLNVYGVSIPGAPGVIIGFNKNMGWAVTNGMEDVKDYYRMQFKEGTNTYLYNGSYREADLRVEAIKVKGQPTYYDTIAYTVFGPVTYDKNFPVKNAQQGPIAMRWKAHDASKELLTFYRLNHAKDYDDYLEALKVYSCPAQNFIYAGRDGDIGIWHNGQYPLRWKDQGQFIMPGTDSTYAWQGYIPREELPHIKNPGRGFVSSANQHPTDATYPYNFIADYDLYRGMRINRELRKMDQITPQDMMALQNDNTNLFAQTAIPLFKKNIDSSHFNMQQKTYWDQMSQWDCISDADSHAATIFYLMWDYFENNIWGDDLDHKNVALRMPQSKTTLLWLLADSSMKYVDDRRTETVETLPMMVQRAFDSTLNRVIPLDSARRLAWGRFRGTDIRHMTRALPAFSRMHLNTGGGQHIVNATKQTHGPSWRMVVQMSNPVEAYGIYPGGQSGNPGSKYYDNAVNDWVDGRYYSLRFIDPGAKTQPDMKFKTNFIPANQPQ from the coding sequence ATGAGAATCATTCCCGCAATCCTATCTGCTGCCGCGACCCTGGCAATCGTTTATGCGCTGAATACCCGTTGGGGAAGTATCCCGGCAATGGGGGCTTTCTTTAGTCCGCAACACGGATTCTGGAAAAGCGCCGAAGATGTAGATTTAGATCTTAATGGTGATGTTTCTTTGCCGCATCTGGATGATGTTGTGAATGTTTGGTATGATGAACGCCGGGTGCCGCATATCTCTGCCAAAAATGAACGGGATGCCTTTTATGTTCAAGGCTATCTACATGCGAAAGATCGATTGTGGCAAATGGAATTGCAGGCCTTTGCGTCTGCCGGGAGGCTGAGCGAAATTCTCGGTAAAAGCATGCTCGACTACGATCGTTTCAAACGCAGGGAAGGCATGATCTATGCTGCCGAAAATGCTTTGAAAGCCTCCGAAGCCGATCCTACTTGCAAGCGAATAATGGATGCTTATACTGAAGGAGTCAACGATTATATAGCAACTTTAAAATCGGTCGATTTGCCTTTGGAATATAAATTACTCGGATATAAGCCCGAAGCCTGGAACAATCTCAAAACCTGTTTGCTCCTTAAATACATGAGCCTCGACCTTGCGGGAAGCGCTTATGATATCGAGAATACCAATGCCCTCAAATTATTCGGTTGGGATGATTTTCATAAGATGTATCCCAGTTTTACCGACTCCCTGGATCCAATCATCCCGGTGGGTACACAGTTTCCCGTTCCTACGGCAAAAGCTGTAGCGCCGCCGGATAGCGTGATTCTGAAAGATGCCTTGTTGATGGCCTTCAAGGAAGAACATCCCGATCCCGATAATGGAAGTAACAACTGGGCGGTAAGTGGTTCCAAGACAAAATCCGGAGTTCCGATTTTATGTAATGATCCGCACCTGGGGTTAAACCTACCTGCACTTTGGTACGAGGTACAGATCAGCGCGGGCGACTTGAACGTTTACGGCGTATCAATACCCGGGGCGCCGGGAGTGATTATCGGCTTTAATAAGAATATGGGATGGGCTGTGACTAACGGTATGGAAGATGTGAAAGATTATTACCGTATGCAATTCAAGGAAGGAACGAATACCTATTTGTATAATGGTAGCTACCGCGAAGCCGATCTGAGGGTAGAGGCCATCAAGGTAAAAGGGCAACCAACTTATTATGATACCATTGCATACACCGTTTTCGGACCGGTAACATATGATAAGAACTTCCCGGTAAAAAATGCGCAGCAAGGCCCGATCGCGATGCGTTGGAAAGCGCACGACGCTTCCAAGGAATTGCTCACCTTTTACCGCCTGAACCACGCTAAGGATTATGATGATTACCTGGAAGCATTGAAGGTATATAGTTGCCCTGCACAAAACTTTATCTATGCCGGACGCGATGGCGACATCGGGATATGGCATAACGGTCAATACCCATTACGTTGGAAGGACCAAGGGCAGTTTATCATGCCGGGAACCGACAGTACCTATGCTTGGCAAGGGTATATTCCAAGGGAAGAGTTGCCGCATATTAAGAATCCTGGAAGGGGATTCGTTAGTTCCGCGAACCAACACCCTACCGATGCGACGTACCCATACAACTTTATTGCGGATTATGATTTGTACCGTGGCATGCGCATCAACCGGGAATTGCGGAAGATGGATCAGATCACCCCGCAAGATATGATGGCCTTGCAAAACGACAACACCAATCTCTTTGCACAAACCGCGATACCGCTATTCAAGAAGAATATAGATAGCAGTCATTTCAATATGCAACAGAAAACATATTGGGATCAGATGAGCCAATGGGATTGTATCAGTGATGCCGACAGTCATGCTGCAACGATCTTTTACTTAATGTGGGATTACTTTGAGAATAACATTTGGGGGGATGACCTCGATCATAAAAACGTTGCGCTACGGATGCCGCAATCGAAAACAACTTTGTTGTGGTTGCTTGCCGATTCCAGCATGAAGTACGTTGATGATCGCCGCACGGAAACCGTGGAGACCCTTCCCATGATGGTGCAACGTGCCTTTGATAGCACGCTAAACCGGGTGATACCATTAGATAGCGCCCGCAGGCTCGCTTGGGGTCGTTTCCGCGGAACGGATATCCGCCATATGACGCGCGCCTTGCCGGCCTTTAGCCGCATGCACTTGAATACTGGAGGAGGGCAGCATATAGTAAATGCCACGAAACAAACGCATGGCCCATCTTGGCGCATGGTAGTGCAGATGAGCAACCCGGTTGAAGCTTACGGCATTTATCCCGGTGGACAGAGTGGCAATCCGGGTAGCAAGTACTACGATAATGCCGTAAATGATTGGGTCGATGGCCGCTATTACAGTTTACGATTTATCGATCCGGGGGCAAAAACGCAGCCAGATATGAAATTTAAAACAAATTTCATCCCGGCAAATCAGCCGCAGTAA
- a CDS encoding patatin-like phospholipase family protein, producing MLRSSFVTNIVITIACLCLSLSSLAQRPKVGLTLSGGGAKGLAHIGILEAIDSAGLKIDLITGTSMGSIIGGVYAMGYSGDSIEHIARTMDWSNLFANQPPMTEISPEEKDEFGKYILEIPFEYGKPKLASGMIVGQQLWLELARLAYPVYSVRDFDHFSIPFKCVATDIATGEALTLDTGNIVTSMRASMAIPSVFTAVRIGDKMLVDGGVVRNFPTTIAKDMGAKLIIGSNVSNGLLSADELNTPIDILTQLGFYKDADDFVGARKLANVYIHQSLKPFSAASFGSVDAIIDAGKEMGRQYYPVFKHIADSLNALYPGTGQAKPDRLPWKPDVLIEDIVVLGLKHTNEKFFKSRLNLEEGGCYTPLQIEKAVQHVFGTRFYKQITYELLETRPGHARMVINADENALTYAKVAINYNTYTDFQAILNFTQRNFVVPNSRAYVTAALGTYPRVRAEFLKYTGRKRNVGFVLGAYFENNPLTFYEDFRSLFEYKYKFVDFDVNFHYMPTEKLSLISGLKWEYVRLKPRISPFIVLDGHVQQYNAYLGLEYNTVNRVMFPSSGWNVKIEGGQVFDQKSNLTISENGQHIDPDSLGLGFDNYQRLLARISYYIPVNKKFTTVLNANLGMNFNYSESIINNYWIGGLTLNTRTQLPLVGYADAEVISSSAATAQLGFQYEMFNNFFLTPRVGGAVYDFTTNNSLEDYKFISGYGLSVGYSSRFGPLEATLMYGSGNGIVKAYVNVGFQF from the coding sequence ATGCTTAGATCCAGTTTCGTAACTAATATTGTCATAACAATCGCTTGCTTATGCCTTTCCTTATCATCGCTGGCACAGCGTCCCAAGGTTGGTTTGACCTTGAGCGGCGGCGGCGCCAAGGGCTTGGCGCATATAGGCATCCTCGAAGCTATTGATAGCGCAGGATTGAAGATCGATCTCATCACCGGTACGAGCATGGGTAGTATCATCGGTGGCGTATATGCGATGGGGTATAGTGGTGATAGTATCGAGCATATTGCCCGCACGATGGATTGGTCGAATTTATTTGCCAACCAACCTCCGATGACCGAGATTTCTCCAGAAGAAAAGGACGAATTTGGCAAATACATCCTCGAAATTCCATTTGAATACGGCAAACCCAAGTTGGCCTCCGGGATGATCGTGGGGCAACAGCTATGGTTAGAATTGGCCCGCTTGGCATATCCTGTTTACAGCGTTCGGGATTTTGATCATTTCAGTATCCCGTTTAAATGTGTAGCCACCGACATAGCCACGGGTGAGGCGCTCACTTTAGACACCGGGAATATCGTTACCAGCATGCGTGCCAGCATGGCTATTCCATCGGTATTTACCGCGGTCAGGATCGGGGATAAAATGCTGGTGGATGGTGGTGTGGTTCGGAATTTTCCCACTACAATAGCGAAGGATATGGGTGCTAAGTTGATCATCGGCTCCAATGTATCGAACGGTTTATTAAGTGCCGATGAATTAAATACCCCAATTGACATCCTTACCCAGTTGGGTTTCTACAAGGATGCCGATGATTTCGTTGGCGCCAGGAAATTAGCCAATGTTTATATTCATCAAAGCTTGAAACCATTTTCGGCAGCCAGTTTCGGCAGCGTGGATGCAATTATTGATGCCGGGAAAGAGATGGGGCGTCAATATTACCCGGTATTCAAGCATATCGCGGACTCGCTAAATGCGCTCTATCCCGGTACAGGCCAAGCTAAGCCGGATCGTTTGCCATGGAAGCCCGATGTATTGATAGAAGATATCGTTGTATTAGGATTGAAGCATACGAATGAGAAATTTTTCAAAAGCCGTTTGAACCTGGAAGAAGGCGGATGTTATACGCCCTTGCAGATTGAAAAAGCCGTGCAGCACGTATTTGGAACACGGTTTTATAAGCAGATTACTTACGAGCTTCTTGAAACAAGGCCCGGTCATGCGAGGATGGTAATTAACGCCGATGAGAACGCATTGACTTATGCAAAAGTTGCTATCAACTATAATACGTACACGGATTTTCAAGCGATATTGAACTTTACCCAGCGAAATTTCGTCGTACCGAACTCCAGGGCATACGTAACGGCAGCTTTAGGAACATACCCGCGGGTAAGGGCAGAGTTTTTGAAATACACGGGTCGTAAACGTAACGTAGGGTTCGTATTAGGCGCTTACTTTGAAAATAACCCGCTCACATTTTATGAAGATTTCCGCTCTTTATTCGAGTACAAATATAAGTTTGTTGATTTCGATGTCAACTTTCATTATATGCCAACGGAAAAACTCAGCCTTATTAGCGGTTTGAAATGGGAGTACGTACGTTTAAAGCCGAGGATATCACCATTTATAGTGTTGGATGGTCATGTACAACAGTATAACGCTTACTTGGGGTTGGAGTATAATACAGTTAACCGTGTTATGTTCCCTTCCTCCGGTTGGAATGTGAAAATTGAAGGTGGGCAAGTTTTTGATCAAAAATCTAATCTAACCATTTCTGAAAATGGTCAACATATTGACCCGGATAGCTTGGGTTTGGGATTCGATAACTATCAACGGTTATTAGCAAGAATAAGTTATTATATCCCTGTAAATAAAAAATTCACCACCGTTCTGAACGCCAACCTGGGGATGAATTTTAACTACAGCGAGTCCATCATCAATAATTATTGGATCGGCGGGTTGACTTTGAATACCCGCACGCAATTACCATTAGTGGGATACGCTGATGCTGAGGTGATTAGTTCCAGTGCAGCCACGGCACAGTTGGGTTTCCAATATGAAATGTTTAATAACTTCTTCTTAACGCCGCGCGTTGGTGGCGCCGTTTATGATTTTACGACGAATAATTCATTGGAAGATTACAAGTTTATTAGCGGTTATGGCTTGTCCGTGGGATATTCCAGCCGGTTCGGCCCATTGGAAGCGACCTTGATGTACGGCTCGGGCAACGGCATTGTGAAAGCTTATGTGAATGTCGGTTTCCAGTTTTAG
- a CDS encoding aminotransferase class I/II-fold pyridoxal phosphate-dependent enzyme, with translation MNPEHFLQAALHKREEQASLRQLRHFENRVDFCSNDYLGLASSERMGEHILRLNEPYSKKHGSGGSRLLSGNDPFIELAEGEIALFHRAAAGLIFNSGYDANLGLLSSVPGKHDTVIYDNLAHASIRDGIRLSLAHSYAFAHNDCESLQQKLSIAKRGLGEVFVVIESVYSMDGDIAPIEDILQLCQRYNAHLIVDEAHATGIVGSRGEGLVQSKGLENDCFARVHTFGKALGCHGAIVLGSETLKSYLINFARSFIYTTALPPVAVASMLAAYQLFPSMDEERRTIRAHIRKLRSGLNDNLFYSDTPIQVYNIPGNEAARTKAGYLQSLGLDVRAILHPTVAKGAERLRIIIHSFNTDHELELLIEGLRKN, from the coding sequence ATGAACCCTGAACATTTCCTCCAAGCGGCGCTCCATAAAAGGGAAGAGCAGGCTTCTTTAAGACAACTTCGGCATTTCGAGAACCGTGTGGACTTTTGTTCTAATGATTACCTCGGTTTGGCCAGCAGTGAAAGGATGGGGGAGCATATCCTGCGATTGAACGAACCTTATAGCAAGAAACATGGCAGCGGCGGCTCGCGGTTGTTATCCGGTAATGATCCTTTTATCGAATTGGCAGAGGGGGAGATCGCACTTTTTCACCGTGCCGCGGCAGGATTGATCTTCAATTCGGGTTACGATGCCAACCTGGGCTTACTGTCTTCTGTTCCCGGTAAACATGATACGGTGATTTATGATAACCTCGCGCATGCCTCTATCCGCGATGGTATCCGTTTGTCGTTAGCCCATTCTTACGCCTTCGCGCATAATGATTGTGAAAGTTTACAGCAAAAATTGTCCATCGCCAAACGGGGCCTTGGAGAAGTATTCGTGGTCATTGAGTCCGTGTATTCGATGGATGGCGACATCGCGCCAATAGAAGATATCTTACAGCTTTGCCAGCGGTATAATGCGCATTTGATCGTGGACGAAGCACATGCTACTGGCATTGTTGGCAGCCGGGGCGAGGGCCTGGTGCAATCCAAGGGTTTGGAGAATGACTGTTTTGCCAGGGTACATACCTTTGGGAAGGCATTGGGTTGTCATGGCGCGATTGTTCTGGGTAGCGAGACATTAAAATCGTACTTGATCAATTTTGCCCGCTCGTTTATCTATACCACGGCATTACCACCGGTAGCCGTAGCTAGTATGTTGGCAGCCTACCAATTATTTCCAAGCATGGATGAAGAACGTCGAACCATCAGGGCGCATATCAGGAAACTACGATCCGGTCTCAACGATAACTTGTTCTACAGCGATACGCCGATACAAGTTTACAACATCCCCGGAAATGAGGCTGCTAGGACTAAAGCGGGATATTTACAGTCCCTGGGTTTAGATGTACGGGCCATTTTACATCCCACGGTGGCGAAAGGAGCAGAAAGGTTGCGCATTATCATTCACAGTTTTAATACGGATCATGAATTGGAGCTTTTAATCGAAGGATTAAGAAAGAATTGA